One part of the Flavobacterium johnsoniae UW101 genome encodes these proteins:
- a CDS encoding cupin domain-containing protein, translated as MQNIGTSKEFIKGDEIEWEVVGEGIKRRILAFDDRVMLVNVHFETGGIGVLHEHYHTQVTYVASGKFDVTINGVTETLKEGDSFYIPPHAVHGVVCLESGMLTDVFGPAREDFLKS; from the coding sequence ATGCAGAATATCGGAACAAGTAAAGAATTTATAAAAGGAGACGAAATAGAGTGGGAAGTGGTTGGCGAAGGAATCAAACGCAGAATTCTTGCTTTTGATGACAGAGTTATGCTTGTAAATGTACATTTTGAAACTGGTGGAATTGGTGTTTTACACGAACATTATCATACTCAGGTTACGTATGTGGCAAGCGGAAAATTTGATGTAACCATAAATGGTGTAACAGAAACCTTAAAAGAAGGCGACAGTTTTTACATTCCGCCGCATGCAGTACATGGAGTTGTATGTCTAGAAAGCGGTATGCTGACTGATGTTTTTGGTCCAGCAAGAGAAGATTTTCTAAAATCATAA